A window from Methylococcus mesophilus encodes these proteins:
- the phoU gene encoding phosphate signaling complex protein PhoU, giving the protein MNQITEGHSIRRYDGELRELHYKILEMGTLVLTQFREAVRSLRTGDVGLAGRVIEGDDRVDDLEVEADTEVVTLFARRCPKGSDLRLVMALSKAITDLERVGDEAVKIASCVERLYAEPDEYPSEVSRNQVLVLADIVVRRLENALRIVDSWEAEEAQQFIASQREVADRFHQSLGGLMDDGGSEAGGANRAVNLVLVLKALERVACHAENLAEYVIYQAMGLVIRHHAV; this is encoded by the coding sequence ATGAATCAGATTACGGAAGGACACAGCATCCGCCGCTACGACGGCGAACTGCGGGAACTGCACTACAAGATCCTGGAAATGGGTACCCTGGTGTTGACCCAGTTCAGGGAGGCGGTACGGTCTTTGAGGACGGGAGACGTCGGCTTGGCTGGAAGAGTCATCGAAGGGGACGATCGGGTCGACGATCTCGAAGTCGAAGCCGACACGGAGGTCGTTACGCTGTTCGCCCGCCGTTGCCCAAAGGGCAGCGATCTTCGTCTGGTGATGGCTCTGTCGAAAGCCATTACCGACCTCGAGCGCGTGGGTGATGAAGCGGTGAAGATCGCCTCGTGCGTGGAAAGGCTGTATGCCGAACCGGACGAATATCCCTCCGAGGTGTCGCGCAACCAAGTCCTCGTGCTTGCCGACATCGTCGTCCGGCGGCTCGAGAACGCATTGCGCATCGTCGATTCCTGGGAGGCCGAGGAGGCGCAGCAGTTCATTGCAAGCCAACGCGAAGTCGCCGACCGGTTTCACCAATCGCTCGGCGGTTTGATGGACGACGGCGGTTCCGAGGCCGGTGGTGCCAACCGTGCGGTGAATCTGGTACTGGTCCTCAAAGCGCTGGAGCGCGTCGCCTGCCATGCGGAGAACCTGGCGGAGTATGTGATCTACCAGGCCATGGGCCTGGTGATCCGGCACCATGCGGTCTGA
- the smbP gene encoding small metal-binding protein SmbP: MNVPNRGIIKGLLTAAFATILGLSAAQAAEDHKAEAMKHAEAAVSAGAAGNAAGVAEHAEAAKTHAAAANAEKKNPHYDAAITSLNSAIEHGKMGHADIAKKSAEEAVTHLKAAP; encoded by the coding sequence ATGAACGTTCCGAACAGAGGCATCATCAAGGGGCTGCTGACCGCGGCATTCGCCACGATACTCGGCCTGAGCGCGGCGCAGGCGGCGGAAGATCACAAGGCCGAGGCGATGAAGCACGCCGAAGCGGCGGTCTCGGCCGGCGCCGCGGGCAATGCAGCGGGCGTGGCGGAACATGCGGAAGCCGCAAAGACCCATGCCGCCGCCGCAAATGCGGAAAAGAAAAATCCCCATTACGACGCTGCGATCACGAGCCTGAACAGCGCCATCGAGCATGGGAAAATGGGTCACGCCGACATCGCCAAGAAATCGGCCGAGGAAGCCGTCACCCATCTGAAAGCCGCGCCCTGA
- the pstA gene encoding phosphate ABC transporter permease PstA → MNSEATQVLSRRTADIVNASLGRRHAAERRFRLYGLISIGAGILMLVILLVSIFGKGYRAFSQTYVGLDVSFDPAVVDPDGRRSQDALAAADYGVLLKRSLGELFPEVTERQDKRALHRLISAGASYAVRDELLAHPELVGGSARIWVAAGADVDMLEKGYVDRSAGEAERRMKDRELVWVDKLKSDGRLERRFNVKFFTAGDSREPEQAGIWGALMGSVYTVLVTLVLSLPIGVAAAIYLEEFAPRNHWVDFIEVNINNLAAVPSIVFGLLGLAVFINFFGVPRSSPLVGGLVLTLMTLPVIIIAARSALKAVPPSIREAAMGVGASPMQTVFHHVVPLAMPGMLTGAIIGMSRALGESAPLLMIGMVAFIVDIPHGISDPATVLPVQIYLWADSPERGFVERTSAAILVLLAFLILMNGTAVYLRRRFERRW, encoded by the coding sequence ATGAATAGCGAAGCCACGCAAGTTCTCTCGCGGCGCACTGCTGACATCGTCAACGCCTCGCTCGGGCGGCGACATGCCGCCGAAAGGCGTTTTCGCCTCTACGGCCTCATTTCCATCGGTGCGGGCATTCTGATGCTGGTCATCCTGCTGGTCAGCATTTTTGGCAAGGGCTACCGGGCGTTTTCGCAGACCTACGTCGGCCTTGATGTCAGCTTCGATCCGGCCGTGGTCGATCCCGACGGCCGCCGCTCGCAGGATGCTCTCGCCGCAGCGGACTATGGCGTGCTGTTGAAGCGCAGCCTGGGCGAGCTGTTTCCCGAAGTCACCGAGCGCCAGGACAAGCGCGCCTTGCATCGTTTGATCAGTGCAGGCGCTTCGTATGCGGTTCGCGACGAGTTGCTCGCCCACCCCGAACTCGTGGGCGGCTCGGCCCGGATCTGGGTGGCAGCGGGAGCGGACGTGGACATGCTGGAAAAGGGCTATGTCGACCGCAGCGCCGGCGAGGCAGAGCGGCGCATGAAGGATCGCGAGCTGGTATGGGTCGACAAGCTGAAGTCGGACGGGCGCCTGGAACGGCGATTCAACGTGAAATTCTTCACCGCCGGCGATTCGCGCGAACCGGAGCAGGCTGGGATATGGGGCGCGTTGATGGGTTCCGTCTACACCGTCCTGGTGACTCTGGTGCTGTCCCTCCCCATCGGCGTCGCAGCCGCCATCTACCTCGAAGAGTTCGCCCCGCGCAATCACTGGGTCGATTTCATCGAGGTCAACATCAACAATCTCGCGGCAGTGCCGTCGATCGTTTTCGGCCTGCTCGGCCTTGCCGTGTTCATCAATTTTTTCGGCGTGCCGCGCTCCTCGCCGTTGGTCGGCGGGCTGGTGCTCACGCTCATGACCCTGCCCGTCATCATTATCGCGGCCCGGTCGGCTCTGAAGGCGGTGCCACCCTCGATACGTGAGGCGGCCATGGGGGTGGGGGCCTCGCCGATGCAGACGGTGTTCCACCACGTCGTGCCCCTGGCCATGCCTGGAATGCTGACCGGCGCCATCATCGGGATGTCGCGCGCCCTCGGCGAGAGCGCGCCATTGTTGATGATCGGCATGGTCGCCTTCATCGTCGACATTCCCCACGGCATTTCCGATCCGGCGACCGTCCTGCCTGTCCAGATCTATCTTTGGGCGGACAGTCCGGAACGGGGGTTCGTCGAGCGCACCTCCGCGGCCATCCTCGTCCTGCTCGCGTTCCTGATCCTGATGAACGGCACCGCGGTGTACCTGCGCCGGCGCTTCGAGCGGCGCTGGTGA
- the pstC gene encoding phosphate ABC transporter permease subunit PstC: MTKSTLFFVLVLLCLVAYRFGRHRSLLAASGRIANLHSLPGYYGFFVALWCGVPALMLLVCWLAFEGSVINHFVISSLPDELRNQSPEQLGLIINDIRNVVGGKETSATNPAIQAAAGEYIRLRSLSDALLAAVVLSVAVIGGLVAGQRIRPMLRARNKVEGALMLFLIACSLVAIFTTVGIVLSVLFESIRFFQMVPITEFLFGTDWSPQMAIRSDQVGSSGAFGAVPLFTGTLLISAIAMVVAVPIGLLSAIYLAEYATPRVRAIGKPLLEILAGVPTVVYGFFAALTVAPFVRDAAQALGLQASSESALAAGLVMGVMIIPFVSSLSDDFINAVPQSLRDGAYALGATRSETIRNVVIPAALPGIVGGILLAVSRAIGETMIVVMAAGLAANLTGNPLQAVTTVTTQIVTLLVGDQEFDSPKTLAAFALGLVLFLATLALNIIAMHIVRKYREQYE; the protein is encoded by the coding sequence ATGACCAAATCAACGCTGTTTTTCGTCCTTGTGCTGTTGTGCCTCGTCGCCTATCGCTTCGGCCGCCATCGTTCCTTGCTGGCCGCCTCGGGCAGAATCGCCAACCTTCACTCCCTTCCAGGTTATTACGGGTTTTTCGTTGCCCTTTGGTGCGGTGTGCCAGCCCTGATGCTGCTGGTTTGCTGGCTGGCGTTCGAGGGATCCGTCATCAACCACTTCGTCATTTCGAGCCTGCCGGACGAACTCCGTAACCAGTCTCCCGAGCAACTGGGACTCATCATCAACGACATCCGGAACGTGGTAGGCGGAAAAGAGACGTCCGCCACCAATCCGGCTATACAGGCGGCCGCCGGGGAGTACATCCGTCTGCGTTCGTTGAGTGACGCGCTGCTGGCTGCGGTCGTGCTTTCCGTTGCCGTGATCGGCGGGCTGGTTGCAGGCCAGCGCATCCGGCCGATGCTGCGAGCGCGGAATAAGGTGGAAGGGGCGTTGATGCTCTTTCTGATTGCCTGCTCCCTGGTGGCGATCTTTACCACCGTCGGCATCGTGCTTTCGGTTTTATTCGAGTCGATACGGTTTTTCCAGATGGTTCCGATCACCGAGTTTTTGTTCGGCACCGACTGGAGTCCCCAGATGGCGATCCGCTCGGATCAGGTCGGCTCTTCCGGCGCATTCGGAGCGGTGCCTTTGTTCACCGGCACCTTGCTGATTTCGGCGATTGCCATGGTGGTCGCCGTTCCAATCGGCTTGTTGTCGGCCATCTATCTGGCGGAATACGCCACCCCTCGGGTTCGTGCGATCGGAAAGCCTTTGCTCGAAATCCTGGCAGGCGTGCCTACCGTGGTCTATGGCTTTTTCGCCGCTCTGACGGTGGCTCCCTTCGTCCGGGATGCGGCACAGGCCCTGGGGCTGCAAGCCTCCTCCGAAAGTGCGCTGGCAGCGGGTCTGGTCATGGGGGTCATGATCATTCCATTCGTATCCTCGCTCTCGGACGATTTCATCAATGCGGTGCCCCAGTCGCTCCGAGACGGCGCCTATGCGCTCGGCGCCACGCGGTCGGAAACGATCCGCAACGTCGTCATTCCGGCCGCGCTGCCCGGTATCGTCGGCGGGATCCTGCTCGCGGTGTCCAGGGCGATCGGCGAAACCATGATCGTCGTCATGGCGGCAGGGCTCGCGGCGAATCTGACAGGAAACCCCCTGCAGGCGGTTACCACCGTCACCACCCAGATCGTCACCTTGCTGGTGGGCGACCAGGAATTCGACAGCCCGAAGACGCTGGCGGCTTTCGCCCTCGGCTTGGTGCTGTTCCTGGCGACGCTCGCCCTCAACATCATTGCCATGCACATCGTCCGGAAGTATCGGGAACAATATGAATAG
- the pstB gene encoding phosphate ABC transporter ATP-binding protein PstB, translated as MKSPEKEALIAAHQREFTRTIGEISSPNPRIMCRDVNVYYGEKHAIQNVSLDVGHNEVIALIGPSGCGKSTFLRCLNRMNDTIVGCRVTGSIHLDGQDIYDGGLDVVPLRAQVGMVFQKPNPFPKSIYENVAYGPKIHGLANTKAELEEIVESSLRRAGLWDEVKDDLAKPGTSLSGGQQQRLCIARTIAVSPEVILMDEPCSALDPIATAKIEQLIDDLRELYTIAIVTHSMQQAARVSQRTAYFHLGRLIEVGDTAQVFTNPRHPLTEDYITGRFG; from the coding sequence ATGAAAAGCCCGGAAAAGGAGGCTTTGATCGCCGCCCATCAGAGGGAGTTCACCAGGACGATCGGCGAGATCAGTTCGCCGAATCCGCGGATCATGTGCCGGGATGTCAATGTCTATTACGGCGAAAAGCATGCGATCCAGAACGTCAGCCTGGACGTCGGCCACAACGAGGTTATAGCCCTGATCGGTCCTTCCGGCTGCGGAAAATCGACGTTTCTGCGCTGTCTCAACCGCATGAACGACACCATCGTGGGCTGCCGCGTGACCGGATCGATCCATCTCGATGGCCAGGACATTTACGATGGCGGGCTGGACGTGGTGCCGCTTCGGGCACAGGTCGGCATGGTATTCCAGAAGCCCAACCCGTTTCCGAAGAGCATTTACGAAAACGTCGCCTATGGCCCGAAAATCCATGGCCTGGCAAACACCAAGGCCGAACTGGAGGAAATAGTCGAGTCGTCGCTCCGGCGTGCCGGCTTGTGGGACGAGGTTAAGGACGATCTGGCGAAACCGGGTACCAGTTTGTCGGGCGGACAGCAGCAGCGCCTGTGCATCGCCCGGACGATTGCGGTCAGTCCGGAGGTGATCCTGATGGATGAGCCCTGTTCGGCGCTCGATCCCATCGCCACGGCCAAGATCGAACAGCTCATCGACGATTTGCGCGAACTCTACACCATCGCCATCGTGACGCATTCCATGCAGCAGGCAGCCCGCGTCTCACAGCGTACGGCCTACTTCCATCTCGGCCGTCTGATAGAGGTTGGGGACACGGCGCAGGTTTTCACCAATCCGCGCCATCCCCTCACGGAAGACTACATCACCGGCCGATTCGGCTAA
- a CDS encoding alpha-L-glutamate ligase-like protein → MTSGGWKGRIFPWRRLRKLGILGMNERNADFVLPYNPRSLYQLVDDKRRTKALAIEFGIPVPRLYAVVEIEHQIETLPQLLAPYGEFVVKPAHGSGGEGILVVESRSDGRYRRTSGLIMTEEDLGHHISNILSGMYSLGGIPDCALVEYRVNFDPLFAEVSYLGVPDIRIVVFRGVPVMAMIRAPTRLSDGKANLHQGAVGVGVDMITGRTYNGVWRECRVEEHPDTGGELAGICVPHWDDILTMAARCTDMVGMGYIGVDIVLDRDLGPLMLELNARPGLSIQLATRTGLLPRLRYLEGMRHIPRDVPERVALAKAVANCC, encoded by the coding sequence ATGACGTCCGGTGGTTGGAAAGGCCGCATTTTCCCCTGGCGGCGCCTGCGCAAGCTCGGCATCCTGGGGATGAACGAGCGGAACGCCGACTTCGTGCTGCCTTACAATCCTCGTTCGCTCTACCAGCTCGTCGACGACAAGCGCAGGACCAAGGCGCTCGCGATTGAGTTCGGCATTCCGGTGCCGCGGCTTTATGCTGTGGTGGAAATCGAACACCAGATCGAAACTCTCCCCCAATTGCTCGCACCCTACGGCGAATTCGTCGTCAAGCCGGCGCACGGCAGTGGGGGGGAGGGCATCCTGGTGGTGGAGTCGCGCAGCGACGGCCGCTATCGCAGGACCAGCGGCCTGATCATGACCGAGGAGGACCTGGGGCACCACATTTCGAACATTCTCAGCGGCATGTATAGCCTGGGAGGAATTCCGGACTGCGCGCTCGTCGAATACCGGGTCAACTTCGATCCGCTCTTTGCCGAAGTGAGCTATCTAGGCGTTCCCGACATCAGGATCGTCGTGTTTCGCGGCGTTCCGGTGATGGCGATGATCCGCGCGCCCACCCGCCTTTCCGACGGAAAAGCCAATCTGCATCAAGGCGCCGTCGGAGTGGGCGTCGATATGATCACGGGCCGGACTTACAATGGCGTCTGGCGCGAATGCCGGGTCGAGGAGCATCCGGATACGGGTGGCGAGCTTGCCGGCATTTGCGTGCCCCACTGGGACGACATACTGACGATGGCGGCCCGTTGCACCGATATGGTCGGGATGGGGTATATCGGGGTGGACATCGTGCTGGATCGCGACCTTGGGCCTCTGATGCTGGAACTGAATGCGCGGCCCGGCCTCAGCATTCAGCTTGCGACCCGGACGGGGCTCTTACCGCGTCTGCGCTATCTGGAAGGGATGCGTCATATTCCGCGCGACGTGCCCGAGCGCGTGGCGTTGGCGAAAGCCGTGGCGAACTGCTGCTAG
- a CDS encoding inactive transglutaminase family protein, with protein sequence MSKLHVRFLAAVLIAVGLALCYYKVEILGLPLLPTEQAEVWTVEARIEFKARRDTAIKVQFAIPRAPQGYTVLDENFVASDYGLTTDDNGLRRQARWAIRETHGWQVLYYRIHLAKDPTAEAAPQPAGVTVPVDPQNLPEPLQAAARGLLNEVRSKSADDVTFAQSLLQRLNAADPDSNVSLLRQDISGPDDWARRVVAILREADVSARPLYLATLKDNASRGSLTPWVEVFDGESWIDLNPATGETGLPGDAIVWTVGSEPLLDITGGKNGRVEYSVRRHSQEMTQIAEQRARKMGSRVMEFSLFSLPVKTQNVYRVLLLVPIGAFLIVFLRNVVGLQTFGTFMPILIAAAFRETQLLWGVAMFCLLVALGLLLRFYLESLKLLLVPRLAAVLIIVILLMATVSVMTYKLGLDRGVSVALFPMVIMAMTIERMSMVWEEFGPAEALKQGFGSLAVAILGYLSMSSDYLGHLVFVFPELLLVVLAFTLLLGRYTGYRLLELWRFRGALKG encoded by the coding sequence ATGAGCAAACTCCACGTTCGCTTCCTTGCTGCCGTGTTGATCGCGGTGGGGTTGGCGTTGTGCTACTACAAGGTCGAAATTCTTGGGCTGCCGCTGCTGCCGACCGAACAGGCCGAGGTCTGGACGGTCGAGGCGCGCATCGAGTTCAAGGCCAGGCGGGATACCGCCATCAAGGTGCAGTTCGCCATTCCGCGGGCGCCGCAAGGCTATACCGTCCTCGACGAAAATTTCGTCGCCAGCGACTATGGTTTGACTACCGACGACAATGGCCTGCGTCGTCAGGCGCGCTGGGCCATCCGCGAAACGCACGGGTGGCAGGTGCTTTATTACCGCATCCACCTTGCCAAGGATCCAACTGCCGAGGCTGCGCCCCAGCCGGCGGGTGTGACCGTGCCGGTCGATCCGCAGAACCTGCCCGAACCCCTGCAGGCAGCCGCACGCGGTCTTCTCAACGAGGTGCGGAGCAAGTCCGCGGACGACGTGACGTTCGCCCAATCCCTTCTGCAGCGCCTCAACGCTGCCGATCCCGACAGCAACGTAAGCCTGTTGCGCCAGGACATATCCGGCCCGGACGATTGGGCTCGCCGGGTCGTGGCCATCCTGCGGGAGGCCGACGTTTCAGCTCGCCCGCTCTACCTGGCGACCTTGAAGGACAATGCCAGCCGAGGTTCTCTGACACCCTGGGTCGAAGTGTTCGACGGCGAATCTTGGATCGACCTGAATCCCGCGACCGGTGAGACGGGCCTGCCCGGGGATGCCATCGTGTGGACGGTCGGCAGCGAGCCGTTGCTCGACATCACGGGGGGAAAGAACGGCCGGGTCGAATATTCGGTGCGCCGGCACTCGCAGGAAATGACTCAGATCGCCGAGCAGCGTGCGCGGAAGATGGGATCGCGGGTGATGGAGTTTTCCCTGTTCAGCCTGCCGGTCAAGACACAGAACGTCTATCGGGTGCTGTTGCTGGTTCCGATCGGGGCGTTCCTCATCGTATTTCTGCGCAACGTCGTGGGATTGCAGACTTTCGGAACCTTCATGCCGATCCTGATCGCGGCGGCCTTCCGGGAAACCCAGTTGCTATGGGGAGTCGCGATGTTCTGCCTCCTGGTCGCCCTGGGGCTGCTGCTGCGGTTCTATCTGGAGTCGTTGAAGCTTCTGCTGGTTCCACGGCTTGCGGCGGTCCTCATCATTGTGATCCTGCTCATGGCGACGGTGAGCGTAATGACTTACAAACTCGGTCTGGATCGCGGAGTGTCCGTCGCTTTGTTCCCGATGGTGATCATGGCGATGACTATCGAGCGGATGTCCATGGTCTGGGAGGAGTTCGGGCCGGCGGAGGCCCTGAAACAAGGGTTCGGCAGCCTGGCCGTTGCCATCCTCGGATACCTGAGCATGAGCAGCGACTATCTCGGACACCTCGTGTTCGTGTTTCCGGAACTCCTGCTGGTCGTCCTGGCATTCACGCTGCTCCTCGGCCGTTACACGGGGTACCGTCTGCTGGAACTGTGGCGTTTTCGCGGAGCGCTCAAGGGATGA
- the aroG gene encoding 3-deoxy-7-phosphoheptulonate synthase AroG encodes MPSAFNTDDLRICEIKEVIPPVQVHQEFPITDRAALTTLTARRGIHGILSNDDDRLLVVIGPCSIHDPKAALEYGERLLPFRQQLAKNLEIVMRVYFEKPRTTVGWKGLINDPDLNESFNINKGLRLARKLLLDLNEMGVPAATEYLDVITPQYVSDLIAWGAIGARTTESQSHRELASGLSCPVGFKNATDGTIKVAVDAIGAARRPHHFLSLTKAGHSAIFSTTGNADCHIILRGGSRPNYDAASVEAAARALEGADLPPNIMVDCSHANSMKDYLKQLRVAEDVAEQVGGGDRRIIGLMVESHLKPGNQKLHAGTVPEYGVSITDACIGWDDSVAVLERLAEAVECRRGQPAGFRNVRGA; translated from the coding sequence ATGCCCAGCGCGTTCAATACCGACGATCTTCGCATCTGCGAGATCAAGGAAGTCATTCCGCCCGTCCAGGTTCATCAAGAATTCCCGATCACGGATCGGGCCGCGCTTACGACGCTGACCGCCCGCCGCGGTATTCACGGCATCCTCTCCAACGACGATGATCGCCTGCTGGTGGTGATTGGGCCCTGCTCGATCCACGATCCCAAGGCGGCGCTCGAATATGGCGAGCGGCTGCTGCCCTTCCGGCAGCAACTGGCAAAGAATCTGGAAATCGTAATGCGGGTCTATTTCGAGAAGCCGCGGACGACCGTCGGCTGGAAGGGCCTGATCAACGATCCTGATCTGAACGAGAGCTTCAACATCAACAAGGGCCTGCGTCTTGCGCGCAAGCTGCTGCTCGACCTGAACGAAATGGGCGTGCCGGCAGCCACCGAGTATCTTGACGTCATTACGCCGCAGTACGTTTCCGACCTGATCGCCTGGGGTGCCATCGGCGCCCGTACCACGGAGAGCCAGTCGCACCGCGAGCTGGCCTCGGGGCTGTCGTGCCCGGTCGGATTCAAGAATGCTACCGACGGTACGATCAAGGTCGCCGTCGACGCCATAGGCGCGGCGCGGCGGCCGCATCATTTCCTGTCGCTGACCAAGGCCGGCCATTCGGCGATCTTCTCCACGACCGGCAACGCCGATTGCCACATCATCCTCCGCGGCGGTTCCAGGCCGAATTACGACGCGGCCAGCGTCGAAGCCGCGGCCAGGGCGCTGGAAGGCGCCGATCTGCCGCCTAATATCATGGTGGATTGCAGCCATGCCAACAGCATGAAGGATTACCTGAAGCAGCTCCGGGTGGCCGAGGACGTGGCCGAACAGGTCGGCGGCGGCGACCGCCGGATCATCGGCCTGATGGTCGAGAGCCACCTCAAGCCGGGAAACCAGAAGCTGCACGCAGGGACGGTGCCCGAATACGGCGTCAGCATCACGGATGCCTGCATCGGCTGGGACGACAGTGTGGCCGTGCTCGAGCGCCTCGCCGAAGCGGTCGAGTGCCGGCGCGGCCAGCCGGCCGGCTTTCGGAATGTTCGGGGAGCTTGA
- the thiS gene encoding sulfur carrier protein ThiS, translating to MRIFVNGEERRVPAGSTLEDLIAGMDLAGKRVAVELNLEIVPHGSYGSRVLAPEDRVEIVHAIGGGQADPLVIAGKAYRSRLLVGTGKYRDLAETGAAVETSGAEIVTVAIRRTNIGQDPGQPNLLDVIPPHRYTLLPNTAGCYTVDDAVRTCRLARELLGGHRLVKLEVLGDPTTLFPDVTATLEAAEILVRDGFDVMVYTNDDPIIAKRLEEIGCVAVMPLAAPIGSGLGIRNPYNILTIVENANVPVLVDAGVGTASDAAVAMELGCDGVLMNTAIAEAKNPVLMASAMKKAIEAGREAFLAGRMPRRRFASASSPLAGLFFD from the coding sequence ATGCGTATTTTCGTCAACGGCGAAGAGCGTAGGGTACCGGCAGGCTCGACCCTCGAAGATCTGATCGCCGGTATGGACCTCGCGGGCAAGCGTGTGGCGGTCGAACTGAACCTCGAAATCGTTCCACACGGCAGCTACGGTTCCCGGGTGCTGGCTCCGGAAGACCGGGTCGAAATCGTCCATGCCATAGGTGGCGGGCAGGCCGATCCGCTGGTGATCGCCGGGAAGGCATACAGGTCTCGTCTGCTGGTCGGTACCGGCAAGTACAGGGACTTGGCGGAGACGGGGGCCGCGGTCGAAACGTCCGGTGCAGAAATCGTCACGGTGGCGATCCGCCGCACCAACATCGGCCAGGACCCGGGCCAGCCCAATCTGCTGGACGTGATCCCGCCCCACCGCTACACCCTGCTACCCAACACCGCTGGCTGCTATACGGTCGATGACGCCGTGCGTACCTGCCGGCTGGCGCGCGAGCTGCTCGGCGGCCATCGGCTGGTCAAGCTCGAGGTGCTGGGCGACCCGACGACCCTGTTCCCGGACGTGACCGCGACGCTGGAGGCGGCGGAGATCCTGGTGCGCGATGGATTCGATGTCATGGTGTACACCAACGACGATCCGATCATCGCCAAGCGTCTGGAAGAGATCGGCTGCGTCGCGGTGATGCCCTTGGCCGCCCCCATCGGATCGGGGCTCGGGATACGCAATCCTTACAACATCCTGACCATCGTGGAAAATGCGAACGTTCCGGTGCTGGTCGACGCGGGCGTGGGTACGGCCTCCGACGCCGCGGTGGCGATGGAACTCGGCTGCGACGGTGTGCTCATGAACACGGCCATTGCCGAAGCGAAGAATCCGGTGCTGATGGCATCGGCGATGAAGAAGGCGATCGAGGCGGGGCGCGAGGCCTTCCTCGCGGGCAGGATGCCGCGGCGCCGGTTCGCTTCGGCCTCGTCGCCGCTGGCGGGGTTGTTCTTCGATTGA